The following is a genomic window from Bacteroidota bacterium.
CAACTACAATCGCAGAAAAGCTGAATGTTCTACCACCTTTAGTAACCTTTGTTACGCGGCCTACATGCACAAGCTTATCTTTTAATTCGATCTCGCTTGACTTTACTCTTTTTACACTTACGTTTGACATTTTATATTTTTATGTTTACGATTTATTCAAATTAAAATTTAAGTCCACCTTCACGTGCACCATCAGCCAATGATTTAACACGTCCATGATATAGGTAACCATTCCTGTCGAAACGAACTTCTTTGATGCCGGCTTTAATAGCTTTCTCTGCAAGTGTTTTGCCAACAAGCTTTGCCTGTTCAATCTTGGGAAGTTTTTTTGTTTTTGCTTCCAGTTCCTTTTCAGATGAAGAAGCGAATGCAATTGTAATACCTTTAACATCATCGATCAGCTGAGCAGATATCTGCTTGTTGCTTCTGAATACACTCATACGCGGAGCGTTAGAATCACCGGAAACTACTTTCCTGACTCTTTTTCTTATCCCGCTTCTTCTGAAATCTTTTGCTGTTGCCATTTGTATTATAGTATAATTTCTTGGTTTATCTTTTATTATTTACCGGCAGCTTTACCGGCTTTTCTTCTCAATATTTCGTTAGCGAACTTAATACCCTTGCCCTTGTATGGCTCAGGTTTCCTTAACGAACGTATTTTAGAAGCGACCAAACCTATCAGTTCTTTATCAGAACTTTCAAGCATAATGGTCGGATTTTTACCTTTTTCAGTGGCTGTAAGCAATTTAATTTCTTTTGGCAGTTCAAAAGCCACGTTATGCGACATGCCTAATGTAAGCTCCAGCATCTGGCCCTTGTGCGCAGCACGATAACCTACACCAACAAGTTCCTGTTCTGTTTTGTATCCCTGTGACACTCCGTGAACCATGTTAGCAATAAGCGCACGGTATAAACCGTGAAGCGCTTTGTGGCGCTTTTGTTCAGTTGCTCTTGCAAGAACAACTTTACCTTCTTCAACCTTCACAGTTATTGCAGTATCAAGTGATTTATTCAATTCACCTTTGGGACCTTTTACAGTTACCAGGTTCTTATCTGACACCTTTACTTCAACACCTTTTGGAAGAGTAACCGGCAATTTACCTATTCGTGACATTTTCGTTAGTTTTCTTAGTTCTTAATATATTTTAATGAACGTGGCAAAGTATTTCACCGCCTACATTCGCTTTTTTCGCCTGCTTATCGGTCATTAGTCCTTTTGAAGTTGAAAGAATCGCTACTCCTAAACCATTCAATACACGCGGCATAGTACCCACGTTAGTGTAATGACGTGCTCCGGGAGTACTTACCCTCTTCAAAGCCTTAATCGCAGGCTGTTTATTGGGATTGTATTTCAAAGCTATTTTGATAATGCCTTGTTTATTGGCACTATCTTCAAATTTATAGCTAAGGATATAACCCTGGTCAAAAAGAATTTTAGTGATCTCTTTTTTAATATTCGATGCAGGAATTTCAACCACACGGTGTTGAGCCTTCATTGCATTCCTGATCTTTGTTAGGTAATCTGCTATTGCGTCCATTTTATTTGTTTTTATATGTTACTCCGCACGCGGAGCAATTATATATTAAATTTATTTAGTTTACCAGCTTGCTCTTGTTATTCCCGGGATCTTTCCGAACAATGCCATTTCGCGGAATGTATTACGCGAAACACCGAATTGACGGATATAACCACGAGGACGACCCGTTAATTTACAACGGTTACGTGTACGAATGGGTGATGAATTACGGGGAAGTTTTTGAAGTTTCGCCGAAGCATCAGGATCGCCTGCTAACAGAGCCGCTTTTAATTCAGCGCGTTTAGCAGCGTATCTTTTTATCATTCGTGCTCTCTTGACCTCACGGGCCTTCATTGATTCTTTTGCCATGTCTTATTTTTTATTTTGATTTTTAAATGGTAAACCATATTCGGATAAAAGTGCCAGCGCTTCATTGTCATCCTCTGTTGAAGTAACAAATGTGATATCCATACCTGCAATTTTATTTACTTTATCGATATCGATCTCAGGAAAAATGATCTGCTCAGTAACACCTAGTGTGTAGTTGCCGTGCCCATCAAAACTTTTATCGTTGATGCCTTTGAAGTCACGTATACGGGGCAGTGACGCGGAGATCAAACGATCCAGGAATTCATACATCATATTGCCGCGTAATGTTACGCGAACACCAATGGGAACACCTTTACGAAGTTTAAAGTTCGCGATATCTTTCTTCGAATAGGTAGCTACCGCTTTCTGACCGGTTATCATGGTCATTTCCTTAATAGCTCCTTCAATAAGTTTTTTATCAGCTACCGCTTCGCCTACGCCCTGGTTAACACAGATCTTAAGCAGCTTCGGAACCTGCATCGGAGATGAAAAGTTAAACTTCTTCTGAAGAGCCGGAACAACTTCTTTCCTGTACTTTTCCTTTAACCTTGGTGAATATTTTGCTGTTGCCATTATTTAATTACCTCCCCTGATTTTTTTGATATACGCACTAATTTATTTGTTTCTTCATCAAGCTTACGACCAACACGTGTAGGAGTACCGCTTGCAGGCTCGATCAACATAAGGTTTGACACATGCACTGAAGCTTCCTGTTCCACGATACCGCCATTCGGACTTTTCGCGTTAGGCTTGGTATGTTTAGATATTTTATTAACACCTTCAACAATTGCCCTGTTGTTCTGAACATCAACTGTTAAAACCTTTCCTTCGGAACCACGGGCATTACCTGCCAGTACCTTTACCAGGTCGCCTTTTTTGATATGTAATTTCTTGCTCATTTTTTAAATTATTGTATAAATTACAGCACTTCCGGTGCCAACGATATAATTTTCATGAATTGTTTATCCCTTAACTCGCGCGCAACCGGTCCGAAAATACGTGTACCCCTTAATTCATCCTGGGCATTCAATAACACAACTGCATTATCATCAAAACGAATGAAAGAACCATCAGCCCTGCGGATCTCTTTTTTTGTACGCACCACAACAGCTTTAGAAACAGCGCCTTTTTTTATACCACCTGAAGGAAGCGCGTGCTTCACAGTAACAACCACTTTGTCGCCGATTGAAGCGTAGTGCTTCTTTGTTCCACCCAACACACGTATGCAAAGAACTTCTTTGGCACCGCTGTTGTCGGCTACTGTCATCCTGGATTCCTGCTGTATCATTTCTTAAAATATTATACGTTAAACTTAACTACCTATTTATTTAGCTTTTTCAACTATCTCAACCAGGCGCCAGCATTTATTTTTGCTGAGCGGACGGGTTTCCTCAATACGAACTGTATCACCAATCCCACATTCATTTTTTTCATCGTGAGCCATAAACGTGGATGTCCTGTTAACGAACTTATGGTATTTCGGGTGCTTTACTTTTCTCTCTACAGCAACAACAATAGACTTTGTCATCTTGTTGCTGAGAACAGTCCCTACTTTTTCTTTTCTTAAATTTCTTTTTTCTTTTTCCATTTTTAATGTACTCCTTAGTGTTTAAACTATTTTTTAGCTTCAGCTAATTGCCTTTGTTTAAGCTCGGTTTTTAAACGGGCAACTGTCCTTCTTGCAATACGAATCTTCAATGGATTCTCAATAGGAGAAACCTTGTGCCCCATTTTTATTTTAGTCAACGTCGTTTGCTCTTCAGCAATTTTTTCAGCGATATCGCTGGTTGACAATTCTTTTATTTCGCTCTGTTTCATTGTTTATAAAATCTGATTAATTAGCCGCTTTTTCTTCAACATAATCCCTGCGCACAATAAATTTCACCGTGATCGGAAGCTTTTGTGACGCTAAACGCAATGCTTCTTTTGCAGTAGCCATAGGGACCCCTTCAACTTCAAAAAGAATACGACCGGGTTTAACAGGACACACCCAATATTCAGGAGCACCTTTACCTTTACCCATACGCACCTCCGCAGGCTTACGTGTGATCGGTTTATCCGGAAACAAGTTGATCCAAACCTGTCCGTCGCGTTTCAAAAAGCGGGTCAATGCAACACGCGCAGCTTCGATCTGACGAGCAGTTACCCATGTACCTTGCAATGCTTTAATACCGAAAGTTCCAAAGGCAAGCTCATGACCACGTTTGGCATCGCCTTTCATTTTCATTTTTTGCGTCTTTCTGAACTTCGTTCTCTTTGGCTGTAACATCTTTGATTTAGTATTTAGGAGTTGGGACCCGGAATTTTATAATCCGCCATCTTAATTTCCGTATTCACATTTTCTATTTATCGTCTCTTTTTTCTCTTTTTGGTTTTCCGAAGCTTCCGCCTTTAGGATTATGCGGATTTCCTCCACCTGCACCACCTTGCGGTGTTTTCTTTTCTTTTGCTCCACCAAAGTTTGGCGACAAATCGCGTTTTCCGTAAACTTCGCCTTTACATATCCAAACTTTGATACCAATACGACCGTATGTTGTATGCGCTTCTGCAACCGCATAATCAATATCAGCCCTAAGGGTATGCAAAGGAGTTCTTCCTTCTTTATACGATTCAACACGTGCAATTTCAGCGCCAGCTAAACGGCCTGAGCACCTGATCTTAATCCCTTCAGCGCCCATACGCATGGTTGAAGCAATTGACATTTTTACCGCTCTGCGGAAGGAGATACGTCCTTCGATCTGACGGGCTACACTATCTGCAACCAAACGGGCATCCAATTCAGGACGCTTAATTTCATATATATTTATCTGAATATCCTTCTTGGTAAGTTTTTTCAATTCCTCTTTCAGCTTATCAACCTCTTTACCACCTTTACCAATGATAATGCCGGGACGAGCAGTATGAATGGTAACGGTAATAAGTTTAAGCGTGCGCTCTATTACAATTTTAGAGATGCCTGCTTTTCCTAAACGAGCTTTCAGGTAGTTACGGATCTTTTCGTCCTCAACCAATTTATCTGAATAGTCTCTTCCACCATACCAGTTAGAATCCCATCCTTTGATGATTCCTAATCTAAAACCTATTGGATTTGTCTTTTGTCCCATTATATTCTGTTTCTTATTTTACGGTTTCTTCCTGAGTTTCTTCTGCCAGAACTTCGTCCATCTGATCTTCTTCCATTGTTCCCACATATAATGTTACATGGTTCGAACGCTTTCTCATACGGTATGCGCGACCCTGCGGAGCAGGCAACATGCGCTTAAGTGTAATTGCACCATCTACAAAAACATTGGTAACATATAAATTACCTGCATCTGCACGCTGACCTGATTTAGCTTCATAATTATGAATAGCTGAAGTTAACAACGTTTCCAGTTTATTTGAAGGATGCTTTGCGTTGAATTTTAAAATATTCAGCGCAGTGTAAACTTCCTTTCCACGGATAAGGTCTGCTACAGTTCTCATTTTGCGCGGAGAAGTAGGACAGTTACGGAGGACAGCGAAGTATTGATTCTTCCTGTCTTCTTTTCTCTTATCAGCTCTGTTTTTTTTTCTTGATCCCATTTCAAACTAATTTTATATTATTCCGATTTCGCTGCAGGTGCCGCTGAAGGCGCTGACGCAGGCGCTGATTTATCCATTTTGTTATTACCTGTATGTCCTCTGTACGTACGTGTTGGTGAAAACTCACCGAATTTATGTCCCACCATATTCTCGGTAACATACACGGGAACGAATTTATTTCCGTTATATACAGCAACGGTGTGACCAACAAAATCAGGAGAAATAGTTGATCTACGTGCCCATGTTTTGATCACGGATTTTTTACCGCCTTTATTCATAGCGGTAATTTTTTTCTCCAATTTATAATCGATAAAAGGACCTTTTTTTACTGAACGTGCCATTTTTTTTAGTTTCAGGTTTCAGGTTCCAGGTTTTTATGGCCTGACTTTACTCCCTTTGTTAATTTATTTTTTTCTTCTTTCTATGATATATTTATTCGATGCCTTTTTAGGATATCTTGTTTTGTATCCTTTGGCTTTAAGCCCCTTGCGTGAGCGCGGGTGACCACCCGAAGCTCTTCCTTCACCACCACCCATCGGGTGATCAACCGGATTCATAGCAACACCACGAACACGCGGACGTCTTCCCATCCAACGCACGCGGCCTGCTTTACCATGGCTTTCCAGGTTATGATCAGCGTTAGATACAGAACCGATCGTAGCCAGGCAAGTAACAAGGATCATACGTGTTTCGCCTGAAGGGAGCTGCACAGTAGCAAACTTACCATCACGTGCTGAAAGCTGCGCGTATGAACCTGCAGAACGGGCCATTGCACCACCTTGTCCGGGGCGCAACTCAATGTTATGAATAATTGTACCTAATGGAATGTCATTGAGGAACATCGCATTACCCACTTCAGGTGTCGCATTTTTTCCTGATACAACTTTTTGCCCAACCTGTAAACCGTTCGGTGCAATGATGTAACGCTTTTCGCCATCGGCATAATTAACCAAAGCGATACGCGCACTACGATTCGGATCGTACTCGATAGTCTTCACCAAAGCAGGAATATCCTGCTTGTCGCGTTTAAAATCCACTGCACGATACTGACGTTTATGACCTCCGCCTAAATAGCGCATGGTCATTTTACCCATATTATTACGTCCGCCGGATTTCTTATAAGGAGATACGAGACTCTTTTCGGGTCTGTCTGCAGTGATGTCGTTATTGTCGACAACAATTTTGAATCGTTGACCAGGGGTCAACGGTCTGAATTTCTTAAGAGCCATTATTTAACAATTTGCGACCTGCTCTAGTTGCTCAAGTTTATCAACAGGTCAGTTAGTACTCTATTTATTATATGCTGCTATAAAAATCAATTGTTTCACCTTTTTTAAGTGTCACAATTGCTTTTTTTGCTTTATTCAAACGCCCGATCGCAACGCCACGGGTGGTATTGCGGGTCTTTATCTTACCGATGTAGTTCTGGGTATTAATTGATTCAACAGATACTCCATACATTTTTTCCACGGCCTTTTTGATATCGATCTTATTGGCATTAGTATCAACAATAAAACCATAGCGATTTAATTTCTCGCCTGCGGCAGTCATCTTTTCGGTAATTATCGGTCTTATAATTGTGCTCATCTTAATCAGTTATTTAATACTTTTTCAATTTCTTTCACCGAACCTTCAGTCAACAACACATTATTCGCATTCAAAACATCGTAGGTAGTGAGTTCCGAAGCTGTGGTAACAAGCGTTTTACCTAAATTTCGGGCCGACAAATATACATTTTTATTGGACTCTGCCAAGACTAATATTGTTTTTTTATCTGCCAAATTCAGATTCTTCAACAGATCTAAGTAGTTCTTGGTCTTAGGAGCCTCGAAATTAAAGTCTTCCAACACTACAATACCTTCCTCTTTCGCTTTGTATGTAAGAGCTGACTTACGAGCCAACTGCTTTACCTTTTTATTCAATTTGAAGGAATAGTCACGTGGTTTCGGGCCAAAAACACGTCCACCTCCAATAAAAATGGGGGATTTCATACTGCCTGCACGTGCTCCACCTGTACCCTTTTGCCTTTTAAGCTTTTTTGTAGTGCGGTGAATTTCGGCTCTTTCTTTTGATTTATGGGTACCCTGGCGCTGATTGGCCATGTGCTGCTTGCAATCAAGATAGATGGCATGGTCATTAGGCTCAATGCCAAATATATCTTTGTTCAAAGCAACCTTTTTCGAGGTTTTTTTGCCACTTATATTTACAATTGTGATTTCCATTTTAGTTCAGATCAATATTCTGTTTGATGTTTATTTTTCGATGTAAACGTAAGAGCCGCTTGAACCGGGAATAGAACCTTTTACAACGAGCAGGTTCTTATCGGCAAATATTTTTACAACTTCAAGGTTGTTTGCTTTGTTACGGTTGCCGCCGGTACGACCAGCCATACGCATACCTTTAATAACCCGGGCTCCTGTTGATGAGTTACCTAATGATCCGGGTGCGCGGGCACGATCGTGCTGACCGTGTGTTTGACCACCAACACCGCTAAAGCCATGGCGTTTTACAACTCCCTGAAAACCTTTACCTTTTGAAGTACCGATCACATCAACGAATTCACCTTCAGCAAACAGCTCAACCGTTACTTTATCTCCCAGGTTTAAAGCGCTGGGAAACTCAGCGAACTCAACCAGTTTACGTTTTGGAGTTGTGGCCGCTTTTGTGAAGTGACCTTTCATAGCAGAAGATGTATGCTTTTCTTTCTTTTCGTCGAAAGCAAGCTGTACAGCTTCATACCCGTCTTTCTCCAAGGTTTTTACTTGCGTAACAACACAAGGACCGGCTTCTATAATTGTGCATGGGATATATTTTCCAGAGGCACTGAAGACACTAGTCATTCCGATTTTTTTACCTATTAGTCCAGACATGTTTATTTATTATTTGTTGATTTTATTTTTAAAAATAAGACGCTTCGACTTTGCTCAGCGTTGCATAAAGCAAACTACACCTTGATCTCAACTTCAACTCCGCTCGGCAACTCTAATTTCATGAGTGCATCAACGGTTTTAGAAGTTGAACTATAAATGTCCATCAGCCTTTTATACGAACGTAATTGAAATTGATCACGTGCCTTTTTATTTACGTGCGGTGATTTAAGCACTGTGTAAATACGTGTATGTGTTGGAAGTGGAATTGGTCCACTAACAACAGCACCTGTAGCTTTTACAGTCTTCACAATCTTCTCTGCCGATTTATCAACCAAGTTGTAATCGTACGACTTCAGTTTAATCCTTATTTTTTGGCTCATAGCTAATTGAATTATAAAGAACGGTTTATATTATACTTTTTCTGCTTTTTTACCTTTTGCCTTTGCGATTATTTCATCGGACAATCCACGCGGAGTTTCAGCATAATGAGAAAGCTCCATTGTAGATGTAGCGCGACCTGAAGTAATGGTACGCAATTGCGTTACATAACCAAACATTTCGGAAAGCGGCACCTTTGCTTTTATCACCTGTGATACTCCTTTTGAATCCATGCCTTCAATCTGACCTCTGCGTTTATTCAGATCACCAACAACATCACCCATGTTTTGCTCAGGTGTAATAACCTCCACCTTCATGACCGGCTCAAGAAGAACAGGTTTTGCTTTTGGCAATGATTCGCGGAAAGCAGTACGTGCACATATTTCAAATGATAATGCATCAGAGTCAACATCGTGATAAGAACCATCCGTCAATACTATTTTCATACTGTTAACAGGATAGCCGGCTAATACACCATTTACCATGGACGCACGGAAACCTTTTTCAACAGCGGGTATGAATTCGCGCGGAATATTACCGCCTTTAATTTCATTAATAAATTGCAATGGATCTTTAACAACATCCCAATCAGCATCAACAGGACCAACTGAGAAACGAATATCGGCAAACTTACCACGCCCACCGGTTTGTTTCTTATATACTTCACGGTGTTCAACAGTCGCATTGAGCGCTTCTTTATAAGCCACCTGCGGAGGACCCTGATTTACTTCGACCTTAAATTCTCTCCTTAAACGGTCCATGATAATATCCAAGTGAAGCTCACCCATACCACTGATAATAGTTTGTCCGGAATCTTCATCTGTTCTGATTCGGAACGTAGGATCCTCTTCAGCCAATTTATTCAACGAAGTACCAAGCTTATCCAGGTCAGCCTGGGTTTTAGGCTCAATAGCAATGCTGATAACCGGTTCAGGGAAATTCATTGCTTCAAGAACAATTGGATGTTTCTCGTCACAAAGAGTATCTCCGGTTTTTATATCTTTAAATCCAACAGCAGCGCCAATATCTCCCGCCTCAATAAAATCAATAGCATTTTGCTTATTTGCATGCATCTGGAAGATACGTGATATACGCTCTTTATTTCCGCTGCGTGTATTCAATACATAGGAACCGGCATCCAGTCGGCCTGCGTATACTCTAAAGAAACACAAACGACCAACAAAAGGGTCGGTCGCTATTTTAAATGCAAGGGCGGTAAATGGTTCTTTCACATCAGGCTTACGTTTTACTTCTTCACCTGTTTCAGGATTAGTTCCAATGGTATTTTCCTTATCCATTGGACTTGGCATCAATTCCATCACATAATCCAGCATGGTTTGAACACCTTTATTTTTGAAAGCAGAACCACATACCATAGGAACTACTTTATTTGCAATACAAGCCTGACGAAGAGCTGCAAGGATCTCGGCCTCACTAATGGAATTGGGATCCTCAAAGAATTTCTCCATTAACTTGTCGTCAAACTCAGCAATTGATTCCAATAATTTTGCTCTCCACTCTTTCACATCATCCACCATATCAGCAGGAATAGGAACAACATTATACGTCATTCCTTTATCATGTTCATTCCAGACAATACCGCGGTTATTGATCAGATCAACAACACCCTGAAAATTTTCCTCGGCACCGATCGGTAATTGCAGAGGAATAGGATTTCCTCCCAACACATCTTTAACCT
Proteins encoded in this region:
- a CDS encoding 50S ribosomal protein L18, whose translation is MATAKDFRRSGIRKRVRKVVSGDSNAPRMSVFRSNKQISAQLIDDVKGITIAFASSSEKELEAKTKKLPKIEQAKLVGKTLAEKAIKAGIKEVRFDRNGYLYHGRVKSLADGAREGGLKF
- the rplF gene encoding 50S ribosomal protein L6; translated protein: MSRIGKLPVTLPKGVEVKVSDKNLVTVKGPKGELNKSLDTAITVKVEEGKVVLARATEQKRHKALHGLYRALIANMVHGVSQGYKTEQELVGVGYRAAHKGQMLELTLGMSHNVAFELPKEIKLLTATEKGKNPTIMLESSDKELIGLVASKIRSLRKPEPYKGKGIKFANEILRRKAGKAAGK
- the rpsH gene encoding 30S ribosomal protein S8; this encodes MDAIADYLTKIRNAMKAQHRVVEIPASNIKKEITKILFDQGYILSYKFEDSANKQGIIKIALKYNPNKQPAIKALKRVSTPGARHYTNVGTMPRVLNGLGVAILSTSKGLMTDKQAKKANVGGEILCHVH
- the rpsN gene encoding 30S ribosomal protein S14, yielding MAKESMKAREVKRARMIKRYAAKRAELKAALLAGDPDASAKLQKLPRNSSPIRTRNRCKLTGRPRGYIRQFGVSRNTFREMALFGKIPGITRASW
- the rplE gene encoding 50S ribosomal protein L5 produces the protein MATAKYSPRLKEKYRKEVVPALQKKFNFSSPMQVPKLLKICVNQGVGEAVADKKLIEGAIKEMTMITGQKAVATYSKKDIANFKLRKGVPIGVRVTLRGNMMYEFLDRLISASLPRIRDFKGINDKSFDGHGNYTLGVTEQIIFPEIDIDKVNKIAGMDITFVTSTEDDNEALALLSEYGLPFKNQNKK
- the rplX gene encoding 50S ribosomal protein L24; protein product: MSKKLHIKKGDLVKVLAGNARGSEGKVLTVDVQNNRAIVEGVNKISKHTKPNAKSPNGGIVEQEASVHVSNLMLIEPASGTPTRVGRKLDEETNKLVRISKKSGEVIK
- the rplN gene encoding 50S ribosomal protein L14, which encodes MIQQESRMTVADNSGAKEVLCIRVLGGTKKHYASIGDKVVVTVKHALPSGGIKKGAVSKAVVVRTKKEIRRADGSFIRFDDNAVVLLNAQDELRGTRIFGPVARELRDKQFMKIISLAPEVL
- the rpsQ gene encoding 30S ribosomal protein S17: MEKEKRNLRKEKVGTVLSNKMTKSIVVAVERKVKHPKYHKFVNRTSTFMAHDEKNECGIGDTVRIEETRPLSKNKCWRLVEIVEKAK
- the rpmC gene encoding 50S ribosomal protein L29 codes for the protein MKQSEIKELSTSDIAEKIAEEQTTLTKIKMGHKVSPIENPLKIRIARRTVARLKTELKQRQLAEAKK
- the rplP gene encoding 50S ribosomal protein L16, whose translation is MLQPKRTKFRKTQKMKMKGDAKRGHELAFGTFGIKALQGTWVTARQIEAARVALTRFLKRDGQVWINLFPDKPITRKPAEVRMGKGKGAPEYWVCPVKPGRILFEVEGVPMATAKEALRLASQKLPITVKFIVRRDYVEEKAAN
- the rpsC gene encoding 30S ribosomal protein S3 — protein: MGQKTNPIGFRLGIIKGWDSNWYGGRDYSDKLVEDEKIRNYLKARLGKAGISKIVIERTLKLITVTIHTARPGIIIGKGGKEVDKLKEELKKLTKKDIQINIYEIKRPELDARLVADSVARQIEGRISFRRAVKMSIASTMRMGAEGIKIRCSGRLAGAEIARVESYKEGRTPLHTLRADIDYAVAEAHTTYGRIGIKVWICKGEVYGKRDLSPNFGGAKEKKTPQGGAGGGNPHNPKGGSFGKPKREKRDDK
- the rplV gene encoding 50S ribosomal protein L22; translation: MGSRKKNRADKRKEDRKNQYFAVLRNCPTSPRKMRTVADLIRGKEVYTALNILKFNAKHPSNKLETLLTSAIHNYEAKSGQRADAGNLYVTNVFVDGAITLKRMLPAPQGRAYRMRKRSNHVTLYVGTMEEDQMDEVLAEETQEETVK
- the rpsS gene encoding 30S ribosomal protein S19 encodes the protein MARSVKKGPFIDYKLEKKITAMNKGGKKSVIKTWARRSTISPDFVGHTVAVYNGNKFVPVYVTENMVGHKFGEFSPTRTYRGHTGNNKMDKSAPASAPSAAPAAKSE
- the rplB gene encoding 50S ribosomal protein L2, with protein sequence MALKKFRPLTPGQRFKIVVDNNDITADRPEKSLVSPYKKSGGRNNMGKMTMRYLGGGHKRQYRAVDFKRDKQDIPALVKTIEYDPNRSARIALVNYADGEKRYIIAPNGLQVGQKVVSGKNATPEVGNAMFLNDIPLGTIIHNIELRPGQGGAMARSAGSYAQLSARDGKFATVQLPSGETRMILVTCLATIGSVSNADHNLESHGKAGRVRWMGRRPRVRGVAMNPVDHPMGGGEGRASGGHPRSRKGLKAKGYKTRYPKKASNKYIIERRKK
- the rplW gene encoding 50S ribosomal protein L23 encodes the protein MSTIIRPIITEKMTAAGEKLNRYGFIVDTNANKIDIKKAVEKMYGVSVESINTQNYIGKIKTRNTTRGVAIGRLNKAKKAIVTLKKGETIDFYSSI
- the rplD gene encoding 50S ribosomal protein L4 → MEITIVNISGKKTSKKVALNKDIFGIEPNDHAIYLDCKQHMANQRQGTHKSKERAEIHRTTKKLKRQKGTGGARAGSMKSPIFIGGGRVFGPKPRDYSFKLNKKVKQLARKSALTYKAKEEGIVVLEDFNFEAPKTKNYLDLLKNLNLADKKTILVLAESNKNVYLSARNLGKTLVTTASELTTYDVLNANNVLLTEGSVKEIEKVLNN
- the rplC gene encoding 50S ribosomal protein L3; its protein translation is MSGLIGKKIGMTSVFSASGKYIPCTIIEAGPCVVTQVKTLEKDGYEAVQLAFDEKKEKHTSSAMKGHFTKAATTPKRKLVEFAEFPSALNLGDKVTVELFAEGEFVDVIGTSKGKGFQGVVKRHGFSGVGGQTHGQHDRARAPGSLGNSSTGARVIKGMRMAGRTGGNRNKANNLEVVKIFADKNLLVVKGSIPGSSGSYVYIEK
- the rpsJ gene encoding 30S ribosomal protein S10, which translates into the protein MSQKIRIKLKSYDYNLVDKSAEKIVKTVKATGAVVSGPIPLPTHTRIYTVLKSPHVNKKARDQFQLRSYKRLMDIYSSTSKTVDALMKLELPSGVEVEIKV
- the fusA gene encoding elongation factor G; translated protein: MSDLRYTRNIGIAAHIDAGKTTCTERILYYTGVNHKIGEVHDGAATMDWMVQEQERGITITSAATTCFWNYRNNKYKVNIIDTPGHVDFTVEVNRSLRILDGLVFLFSAVDGVEPQSETNWRLANNYNVTRIGFVNKMDRSGADFLSVVKQVKDVLGGNPIPLQLPIGAEENFQGVVDLINNRGIVWNEHDKGMTYNVVPIPADMVDDVKEWRAKLLESIAEFDDKLMEKFFEDPNSISEAEILAALRQACIANKVVPMVCGSAFKNKGVQTMLDYVMELMPSPMDKENTIGTNPETGEEVKRKPDVKEPFTALAFKIATDPFVGRLCFFRVYAGRLDAGSYVLNTRSGNKERISRIFQMHANKQNAIDFIEAGDIGAAVGFKDIKTGDTLCDEKHPIVLEAMNFPEPVISIAIEPKTQADLDKLGTSLNKLAEEDPTFRIRTDEDSGQTIISGMGELHLDIIMDRLRREFKVEVNQGPPQVAYKEALNATVEHREVYKKQTGGRGKFADIRFSVGPVDADWDVVKDPLQFINEIKGGNIPREFIPAVEKGFRASMVNGVLAGYPVNSMKIVLTDGSYHDVDSDALSFEICARTAFRESLPKAKPVLLEPVMKVEVITPEQNMGDVVGDLNKRRGQIEGMDSKGVSQVIKAKVPLSEMFGYVTQLRTITSGRATSTMELSHYAETPRGLSDEIIAKAKGKKAEKV